TTCGGTCAGAGTGGCCAAACACGGCAACCGCTCGGCATCGGGACGGGCGGGCAGCGCCGATGTGCTCGAGGCGCTGGGCGTGAATATCCACTTGACGGCAGAGCAAGCGACAGCCTGTCTGAATGATATCGGAATTTGTTTCCTGTTTGCCCAGATCTATCACCCTTCGATGAAATATGCCGCAGCTCCTCGCAAAGAGCTCGGGGTTCGAACCGTATTTAACATGCTGGGGCCTTTGACAAACCCGGCCGGCGCAGATCGGCAGATGCTCGGGATATACGATATGAACAAAACGGAAACCATCGCACAGGTGCTTAAAGAGCTTGGTTTAAAGCGGGCCATGGTGGTAACCAGCCATGACGGCTTGGATGAAATTAGCATCTCTGCACCTACGCGCGTATCCGAGCTTCGTGGCGGAGAAGTCCGAACGTATGACATTCATCCGCATGACCTGGGACTGTCGGTTCATCCGATGAGCGATATTCTGGGCGGCGATGCAAAAGAGAACGCGGCTATCATCGGATCCGTGCTGCGCGGTGAGCGCAGTGCTTATCGGGATATCGTGCTTGCCAATGCCGGTGCCTGCATCTATGTGTCTGGGCTTGCGGATAGTTTGGCCGAAGGTGTGCAGCGCGCTGCGGGAGCGATCGATTCAGGGCTGGCTCAGTCCAAGCTGGAGCAGCTGATCTCAAGAACGGGGGAAATGAGTTATGTATCTTGATCGAATAGTAGAAACGAAACGTAGAGAAGTTGCTCAGCTGCGAGATACATTCAGCATCTCGGAGGCAGAGAGGCAAATAGCGGATTTACCGCCGACTCTCGGCTTTGGGAAGGCGTTGTCGACGGGGCGTAAACGCAGCATGGGGTTAATTGCCGAGGTGAAGAAGGCTTCGCCGTCCAAAGGGCTAATTCGTCCGGACTTTGATCCGGTTATGATCGCCAAAGCATATGAGGCAGCCGATGCCGACTGTCTTTCCGTGCTGACCGACAAGGACTATTTTCAGGGTAGTGGAGAGTATTTGAAAGCGGTAAGGGCGGCCGTCAACATTCCTTTGCTGCGGAAGGATTTCATTATCGACGAGACTCAGATTTACGAGGCGCGACTGTTAGGTGCGGACGCGGTTCTCTTAATAGCGAGCATACTGGAGCCTGAGCGGATTGCGGAGTTTATAGACATCGCCGGCTCGATTGGCTTGGATAGCCTGATTGAGGTCCATGATGGACAGGAGCTGGAATCGGTTCTTGGGCTGGGAACAGCTCAGCTGATCGGAATAAATAACCGCAATCTGCGGACCTTTGAAACATCGCTGCAGACAACAGCCGATATCGCGGCACAAGTACCGCAGGGAATTACCTTGATCAGCGAAAGCGGAATATCAGGTCCAGCCGATATTTCCTACTTGCATTATGTTGGGGCACATGGTGTTCTGGTAGGGGAGCATTTCATGCGCCAGCAGGACGTGTTCCGCGCGGTAAACGATCTAATGGGACCCTTGCCGATCGCTGCAGACGTAGAATAAAGGGGATATTGGGTGATGAGTACAGCGCTAAAAATATGTGGACTTCAAAGCGTTGAAGTGCTAAAATCTATGATAAACTTACCTGTGGATTATATCGGATTCGTATTTGCCAAGAGCCGGCGGAAGGTATCTCCGCAGCAGGCTGCACAGCTTATGCAAGTATTGCGGGAATGGGATCATAACAAGATTCCCGCCGCTGTCGGCGTCTTGGTTAACCCTGATTTGAATGAGCTGGAAGAGCTTCTACGAGAAGCAGCGCTCGACATCGTGCAGCTGCATGGTCAGGAATCGCCGCAATTTTGCCGGGAAGTGAAGGAGCGCTTCCCGGTTTCCGTTTTTAAGGCGATATCGATCGGGAGTGACCGCCCGGAATCGGAACGTCTGTCAGCACTGGATCCGTATGCGGGCTGCATCGACGGATTGCTGATCGATACGTATGATCCGGTGTATGGCGGAGGTTCTGGCAAGACATTTGCCTGGGATCTCATCCCACCTTACCAGCAATGGGCGAAACGGCAAGGGATCCCCTTGTTTGTAGCCGGCGGATTGGATTCGGATAATGTATCGCATTTAATAGGCCAATACGCTCCCTACGGCGTGGATGTATCCAGCGGCGTTGAGAGCGAGCCTGGCGTGAAGGACATAAACAAAGTGATGGCATTCATAGAAAGGGTGAAGGGGAAATGACACAACTTCCTGACCGTAATGGACGTTTTGGAGTGTTTGGTGGCCGGTTTGTGCCGGAAACGCTCATGAACGCTTTAATAGAGCTTGAACAAGAGTATATTCGCTTTTCGGAGGATCCTGCCTTCAAAGAGGAGATCGCTTATTTGCTTAAACAGTATTCCGGACGGGAAACGCCCTTATATTATGCTGAACGACTCAGCAAACACCTCGGCAAGGCTAAAATTTATCTGAAGCGGGAGGATTTGAACCACACAGGCGCCCACAAAATCAACAACGCCATTGCTCAAGGCGTGCTAGCCAAGCGTATGGGCAAAGGCAAGGTCATTGCCGAAACGGGCGCCGGGCAGCATGGAGTTGCCACTGCAACCGTAGCCGCTCTGCTCGGTCTCGAATGCAAGGTGTTCATGGGCGAAGAGGATACCAAGCGGCAGCAGTTGAATGTATTCCGCATGAAAATGCTCGGAGCCGAAGTGATTCCGGTGACGTCGGGAAGCCGAACGCTGAAGGATGCCGGCAACGAGGCGCTTCGCTACTGGGTCAGCAACGTTGAGGATACCTTCTATGTGCTTGGTTCCGCAGTAGGTCCGCATCCGTATCCGATGATGGTCCGGAACTTCCAGCGGATCATCGGTGACGAGACCCGCAAGCAGATTCTGGAGACGGAAGGAAGACTTCCAAACGCGATTCTTGCACCAATCGGGGGAGGAAGCAACGCGATCGGCATGTTCTACCCGTTCCTGGAAGATAAGGAAGTCGGTCTAATCGGTGTCGAAGCGGCCGGGAAAGGGATCGATACCGATTATCATGCGGCCACCATGTCCAAAGGGACCCAAGGCGTATTCCAGGGATCGATGAGTTATTTGCTTCAGGATGAGTATGGACAGGTTCAGGAGGCACATTCCATTTCTGCCGGTCTGGATTACCCCGGCGTTGGGCCAGAGCATTCCTACTTAAAAGATATTGAGCGCGTGCAGTATGTGCCTATAACCGACCAAGAGGCATTGGATGCCTTGCAGCTCTTATGCCGAACGGAAGGCATCATTCCTGC
This Paenibacillus sp. JZ16 DNA region includes the following protein-coding sequences:
- a CDS encoding phosphoribosylanthranilate isomerase; amino-acid sequence: MMSTALKICGLQSVEVLKSMINLPVDYIGFVFAKSRRKVSPQQAAQLMQVLREWDHNKIPAAVGVLVNPDLNELEELLREAALDIVQLHGQESPQFCREVKERFPVSVFKAISIGSDRPESERLSALDPYAGCIDGLLIDTYDPVYGGGSGKTFAWDLIPPYQQWAKRQGIPLFVAGGLDSDNVSHLIGQYAPYGVDVSSGVESEPGVKDINKVMAFIERVKGK
- the trpB gene encoding tryptophan synthase subunit beta — its product is MTQLPDRNGRFGVFGGRFVPETLMNALIELEQEYIRFSEDPAFKEEIAYLLKQYSGRETPLYYAERLSKHLGKAKIYLKREDLNHTGAHKINNAIAQGVLAKRMGKGKVIAETGAGQHGVATATVAALLGLECKVFMGEEDTKRQQLNVFRMKMLGAEVIPVTSGSRTLKDAGNEALRYWVSNVEDTFYVLGSAVGPHPYPMMVRNFQRIIGDETRKQILETEGRLPNAILAPIGGGSNAIGMFYPFLEDKEVGLIGVEAAGKGIDTDYHAATMSKGTQGVFQGSMSYLLQDEYGQVQEAHSISAGLDYPGVGPEHSYLKDIERVQYVPITDQEALDALQLLCRTEGIIPALESAHAVAQAVKMASAWTEDDIVVINLSGRGDKDVESIMAYTGGKSE
- the trpC gene encoding indole-3-glycerol phosphate synthase TrpC, with translation MYLDRIVETKRREVAQLRDTFSISEAERQIADLPPTLGFGKALSTGRKRSMGLIAEVKKASPSKGLIRPDFDPVMIAKAYEAADADCLSVLTDKDYFQGSGEYLKAVRAAVNIPLLRKDFIIDETQIYEARLLGADAVLLIASILEPERIAEFIDIAGSIGLDSLIEVHDGQELESVLGLGTAQLIGINNRNLRTFETSLQTTADIAAQVPQGITLISESGISGPADISYLHYVGAHGVLVGEHFMRQQDVFRAVNDLMGPLPIAADVE
- the trpD gene encoding anthranilate phosphoribosyltransferase; its protein translation is MNVMETMQSSLTKLIQGQDLSREEARGVMQSIMEGQATHSQIGALLTAMRMKGETVEEITGFAEAMRGAGGRVVTERNQLLDTCGTGGSGIHKFNISTVSAIISSSVSVRVAKHGNRSASGRAGSADVLEALGVNIHLTAEQATACLNDIGICFLFAQIYHPSMKYAAAPRKELGVRTVFNMLGPLTNPAGADRQMLGIYDMNKTETIAQVLKELGLKRAMVVTSHDGLDEISISAPTRVSELRGGEVRTYDIHPHDLGLSVHPMSDILGGDAKENAAIIGSVLRGERSAYRDIVLANAGACIYVSGLADSLAEGVQRAAGAIDSGLAQSKLEQLISRTGEMSYVS